The nucleotide sequence ACATATTACAACATTACTTGATTCATTATACATttaattatgacaattgattatttgatataaattctATAGTGCAGTGTGGAGTATAATACAtggataaaaggaaaaaaacaatacaATACAACCAGGTTTGAACATtcttttaattagtattattttattttgactatattaatgtttgacattgttgtttaatttgactgttttaattttaattttatattatcatttatttacttttacaGGAGGTCAAAATAAATAGTCGATGCTCTAGCAAAAAACTTAGACATCTACTTGATGAGCTAAGTGATGAAAAGAAGAGTATAATTCAACATATTGGCTTTAGTGGATTACTTCAGCTCTCTTCCACAGAGATAAGGCATAGCTTATGTAGATGGATAATAACTCATTTCAATATAGCCCACTGTAGGTTAGACATAGGACAAGAAAGGCAATTTCCAATAACTTGTTCTGATGTAGGTGAAATTCTGGGTATTCCATATATTGGTAGGAGGCTCCTACTTTCACCTACCAATAGGAATAATAGGATGGAAAACCTATCAGATCTTAGAGATAGGCTGATTTTAATGGAAGACATGGCCgagttcaaaaaattgtttatcttCTTCTCATGTGCTACATTACTTGCTCCAACATCAAAGTTGGATGGTAGTCATGAGTTGTGGTGTACTTTGCTTGCTGGAGactttgacatcaatgttaattGGGGTCAATTTATACTTGACACATTGGTTGCTGGAATTAGACATTTTCGATTGGGTAAAGGCTCATGGTTTACAGGttgccttatttttttataggtagatacctttttttattaaatgtgaAGGTTTCcatatcattttcaatgttttaacaagtcttttctaaataaCGTATTGATGTGTGGAATATTtgtgttttagtttttttatgtaaataaattttacattcCAACCATGTTGGTGCCATGTACCATCCCAATATGTGCAGCGTGGACTGATGACTTGATGAAGAAAAGGGTGCATGTAGAATTGCATGATTATGGTGATTTTGGACTAGctaatgtaagagacaattttctttcaacattttcttttattttcatatttgaaaaataaatttataaaaattatatattcttctttttattattataggtTCAAGAAGATGAAAGGGGGAAAGATGCACATGAAGACCCTGGTAATCCAGTaaatgaagttgaagaagaGACTACTGATGTGAGAACCTTCTACatctattcttttatttaaaggGAAAACCAAACATGTTAtgcataataatatacatatttgACACTTTGTACCATTTTGTAGGAAATTATAGCAGAATATAATGCAGCGGAGAGACAAATTCACCAATTGCTTCGAATAATGAGAGGAGCAATTGATAAACTAGCAAAGCgacataatacaaataaaacccCATCATCTTCTCATCAAAGCAGAAGTCATAATCAACCTGATATCAATGATTCTTTCCCATCACCACCACATGGTAGTACGATTTTTATAGCACTAGTcattataattttgtattacttttaatttaattgcaaatgttgtataatttttttttttggaaaaatgaattttggttaTTATGCATTCTGAAATTAGCTTATGGATCGCCACTGAATGATTGTTTTGCTCATGGTGAAGATAATGCAGGCCCATCGACCTCACAGCCAGCAGCGCAGCATAGCAGTATACTTTCTGCTTCTTtatgttttaatatcaaaataataatgagtaTATAATAATGGCTAGTATTTCCTGTGCGTGTTATTttcattaatgaattttattttctcttattttctatacatATAGTTGAGGATGAAGTTCAGATGAATGCTATTATTCCTTACGAGACTAGACATCCTCCAATACGTTCATATCGGCTACGTCGACATGCTACTGCCCTACAATCACCATACGTGGTACAACCGTCAATCAAATTTTCAGCGTCTTCATCTGTAGCAAAGCAAGTTTTGGCATATGAATTGGACGATACACGTGATGAAAGGTAAGGTTGAACTTAATTTAGTATACACAAGGTACAATTAAGATAGGCAATtgaaataattagttttaatttctaaCATCATAATTATTTATGTGTAGCCAAATATTATGTTCCATGCACAATTTCTTCTTGACAAGGTTTGACTTGAAATGCTTGGGACCCGAAAAATTGGTTGACAATAAGGTATTCATATTTAGTTATGTGAAGTTAGGATAAAATTAGTCTAAAACTATATatctaattttcattaatttacatGAAGGTTGTAACCATGCATTGTCGAATTTTGAATGGTATGGATAAAGAAAATAGGAACCATTTCTTATCTCCAAACTTTGTGGTAAGATATGTTGTAAGAATTAtagattggttttcttgttttacgTAGATTGTTTTAATCTAATGTAtggtttgtaatttttttattacaatctGATGTGGAAAACAAAAGGGGTTCCTTATCTCCAAAATACATATGTGacaatttatggaaatatttcaaaaatactCGGTTGTGCACATATGAACaggttttatttagtttaataaaAGTACTTTGTAGTTGgatatttttaagtattgtgcAGAAAATACATGAACACAActaatttgataaaatcattgttttatttattttttgttccttttagtTGTTCATACCAATATGCGAAAAGAATCGAgttgttggattcattaatTGACGGAAGGAAAAAACGGATGGATGCCTTCATAGAGAAACTGGTAAATATAGTTATAGTCCAATTACTTATGTGAatcattgtcattattttttaaagatgtcCATATTTATAATTGTATATTGTGTTAAGGTGAACGTTTTGTCAACTGTCATTGGGATTTAAGAAAGAAGACCATCAATGGACatgacaaaatttgaatttgttgttcCAGAAGTTGTCCAACAATTGAATCCGTAAGTTGTAAGATTTGTATTCCTCTTTAACTATGGAAAGCAAATCAGGTTATAAATTTACTAATTTGATACCCAATTGACTTATAATTTCCTTAATTACTATTTGCAGAACGGATTGTGGCATATTTGTAATGAAGTTTATGCAATTATGAAGTAACGGTGGACTTTCTCGTGCAATTGCAAATGTATTATATTGTGctgaataaaatatatatatatttttataattgtgaatttttcttaatattatattatatactctTTTGTATAGGAAAATGTCATAAAGTATAGGGAAAAACTCCTAACACAACTGATAATGTCTCCAGAAAATGAAGTCAGGGAAAATGTCTACGAGGCTATGGATCAGTAATGTTGTTTCATTAGACAATTGGGCTATGTTGTTTCTAAAAGAGGATTTATTTAAGATTATATAAGTTGAGAAAAGTCATTCTATGAGTTTGTTTGATCTATAACATTGTAAGCATGATGGAGTCACATTATGAAATTATGGTTGGCTGGTGGAATAGTTCATACTAGCAATAGTTTGGAAATGAAAGTTCTATtccaattttcttattttttgtaatttttttggtttatagtagttgatatttttttatagtctGATGGAGTTCCATTTCCAAATTTACTAGtctgatatttttttatagattggCTTACATCAACTAATTTGTTTGGAACTCATAGCTGCtactatttattaataattattgttatGGCATCATTTGTTTGtgatcttcaaatttctttgaatttttgtaGTGTAGACcttcaattttgtccctcgacactggcatttatccCTCCACCCATCGTTCGCATATGACACCACTTGgtccccttttgggcttagtcggtgtccgagcctcgtgtgggtttgtctgtggtccattgtggtgcatatgtggttcaatttggagggtcaccatggtcattttcctagtcattcacatcacgctataggaaggaagtggggtcatcccgatgttttagcttagttggagtttataggggcatgttgaggttcggagcactcgggcttgttttgatcgtatctccctcatccaaactcggaatcaagaaccgtttcttttcatggattccttactcttctaggaacattatgtcaaattttcaaaatttttttccatcggttcgaccggtgggcatccggttcgtccggttcagccggttcattgagtcagctgaggtaaaacactaattctagtaattttggggcccaaatcctacatggctcaggcccgtaagctccagattggttttgggtgatgttgtgggtccattttgggacttggtttgggttccttgcagcccaccatgaatccatatggattcttggtggtgaagcaagctgaaagctgaagggagtgagctgaccttgtaagtttaagagaagtaatgaggggtgtggttcccatgctgatgaaggggatttcggtgctgaaggggaaggaaccgaggaggctcaaatgctgagaggggtatgagtataaaaggtaggaagagaggagagcaaaggaccttttggcattttaTGAGAGATGGGAAATTTTGCTagtgagagaaacaaaaaggttaggagcatcttctgagttgagagcatgggggaaagcttcagcactgtggtttctttgaaaaggaaaatgatagcatcttagttttgggagtcatcattggcatacacggatcatatttggtggagattctgaggtaggcatgctgaattttctttgttgacaatttatcttcctcgtcttcatatgtttttctccttcctcatcatcttttcttccctttgatatgaagattgtattgcatgggtgtggataataaaggccacacatgattgttgttgattggttatgaatggtttaggaactttctgaccgaatttgggattttttatcaaccggatgaaccagttgggaaccagttcagcaccataactggctgtctctgtcagccatggggaacacctgcctttcttggtctggttctcactcatccgggctcggaattgagaaccatttcttttgtttacttccttaatcacttaagAACTTTTTaactgaatttgggattttttatcaatcggctgaactggttgggaaccggttcaaccggttcagcaccataactggctgtctctgtcagccatggggaacacctgcctttcttggtctggttctcactcatccgggctcggaattgagaatcgtttcttttgtttgcttccttaatcacttaggaactttctgaccaaattt is from Vitis riparia cultivar Riparia Gloire de Montpellier isolate 1030 chromosome 10, EGFV_Vit.rip_1.0, whole genome shotgun sequence and encodes:
- the LOC117923129 gene encoding uncharacterized protein LOC117923129, with the translated sequence MLVPCTIPICAAWTDDLMKKRVHVELHDYGDFGLANVQEDERGKDAHEDPGNPVNEVEEETTDEIIAEYNAAERQIHQLLRIMRGAIDKLAKRHNTNKTPSSSHQSRSHNQPDINDSFPSPPHAYGSPLNDCFAHGEDNAGPSTSQPAAQHSIEDEVQMNAIIPYETRHPPIRSYRLRRHATALQSPYVVQPSIKFSASSSVAKQVLAYELDDTRDESQILCSMHNFFLTRFDLKCLGPEKLVDNKVFIFSYVKLG